GTTGTAGTAGTCCTCGGTCGTCAGCTTGGGCAGGCGCGAGGTCTCGATCAATTGTTTGACCTGGGCCGTACGGGCCTTGGCCTCGGCTTTTTCCTGCTGCTGGCGGTTCAGCTCCTGATCGCGCTTGACCTTCTCGGCGTGCGCCTCGGCAGCCAAACGCGCCTGGGTGTCATCAACTTCGGCCTGGCCTTTATGGACCAGGCGCTGCTGCTTCTGCTTCTCTTTGCCGACCTGCTTGGCCTGCTTTTGGTTAACCAGACCTGCTTTGAGCAACTGGTCGCGAAGGGAAAGGCTCATGGTGCTTACTCACTTAGGCAACTGCTCAACCGCAGCTGGACACATTCTTTTCCTGACGTTTGGCTTCGCCCCACAGGGCGTCCAACGTTTCGAGGGTGCAATCTTCTATGGATTGGTGCG
The sequence above is a segment of the Pseudomonas sp. R76 genome. Coding sequences within it:
- a CDS encoding DUF2058 domain-containing protein, with the translated sequence MSLSLRDQLLKAGLVNQKQAKQVGKEKQKQQRLVHKGQAEVDDTQARLAAEAHAEKVKRDQELNRQQQEKAEAKARTAQVKQLIETSRLPKLTTEDYYNFVDDKKVKRLSVNTLMRNKLSNGSLAIVHHGGSYEVIPREAALKIQKRAPERIVQLNILTESQVPDEDDPYAAYQIPDDLMW